One Salvelinus fontinalis isolate EN_2023a unplaced genomic scaffold, ASM2944872v1 scaffold_0156, whole genome shotgun sequence genomic region harbors:
- the LOC129843738 gene encoding A disintegrin and metalloproteinase with thrombospondin motifs 17-like — MSHDDDHATCTGHSHIMSGEWVKGRNPSDLSWSPCSRDDLEKFLRSKASSCLLHTDPRSRYQVRLPPKLPGMHYSADEQCQILFGTNATFCNDMESTIQNKADYNFRASDHCFHSIPAQPEPDARDSRDTGFTLMV, encoded by the exons ATGAGCCACGATGACGACCATGCTACCTGTACAGGCCACTCCCACATCATGTCTGGCGAATGGGTGAAGGGCCGTAACCCCAGCGACCTATCATGGTCCCCCTGCAGCCGTGACGACCTGGAGAAGTTCctcag GTCCAAAGCCAGCAGCTGTCTGCTCCACACAGACCCCAGAAGCCGCTACCAGGTCCGCCTGCCACCCAAGCTGCCAGGCATGCACTACAGTGCAGACGAACAGTGTCAGATCCTCTTTGGAACCAACGCCACCTTCTGCAATGATATGGAG TCCACCATTCAAAACAAGGCAGACTATAACTTCAGAGCTTCTGACCACTGTTTCCACTCAATaccggcccagccagagcctg ATGCCAGAGATTCCAGGGACACAGGGTTTACTCTCATGGTCTGA